From Quercus lobata isolate SW786 chromosome 1, ValleyOak3.0 Primary Assembly, whole genome shotgun sequence, one genomic window encodes:
- the LOC115974567 gene encoding protein DETOXIFICATION 16-like: MERGEYSGLGSNLITTHERSHEMEGEERSEKDWCRRANFVEETRKQLGLAGPLIAVSILQYSLQVISVMFNGHLGQLPLSGASMGSSFASVTGYTVLLGMGSALETLCGQAYGAKQYHMLGVHTQRAMLILLALSIPLATIWYHTSTILIALGQDHEISTEAGIFNRWMIPSLFAYGLLQCLNRFLQTQNNVIPMLISSGFTALLHVLVCWVLVFKIKLGIKGAALAISISNWVNVLLLAIYVRFSQAFVKTWTGFSKESLHDILSFIKIAVPSAIMICIEYWSFEMVVLLSGLLPNPKLETSVLSISLNTCWMVYMISVGLGGAISTRVSNELGAGCPHGALVALRVMITLALLEGTTIGITTLLVRNVWGKLYSKEEEVIKYVAKMMPLLALSDFLDGFQCVLSGAARGCGWQNLCSFINLGAYYFVGILSAVLFAFIFHFGGIGLWMGIICGLSIQVVALVTVNLCTNWNQEAMKVVRGAREVA; the protein is encoded by the exons ATGGAAAGAGGAGAATATTCAGGTCTTGGATCTAATCTAATTACGACCCATGAAAGAAGCCATGAAATGGAAGGAGAAGAAAGATCAGAAAAAGATTGGTGTAGAAGAGCAAATTTTGTTgaagaaacaagaaagcaaCTAGGGCTAGCAGGGCCTCTCATAGCCGTTAGTATATTGCAGTACAGCTTACAAGTTATATCAGTGATGTTCAATGGTCATTTAGGACAGCTGCCTCTTTCTGGTGCTTCCATGGGATCTTCCTTTGCTTCAGTCACTGGTTACACTGTCCTG CTAGGAATGGGAAGTGCATTGGAGACATTATGTGGGCAAGCCTATGGAGCAAAACAGTACCACATGCTTGGTGTTCACACACAACGAGCTATGCTAATCCTTTTAGCCTTAAGCATTCCTCTAGCAACAATTTGGTATCACACAAGCACCATTCTCATAGCACTAGGCCAAGACCATGAAATATCTACTGAAGCTGGAATTTTCAATCGTTGGATGATCCCAAGCCTTTTTGCCTATGGTCTCCTTCAATGCCTAAACAGATttttacaaacacaaaacaatgTTATTCCTATGTTGATAAGCTCTGGATTCACAGCTTTGCTACATGTTCTTGTTTGTTGGGTCCTTGTGTTTAAAATCAAGCTTGGGATTAAAGGAGCTGCCTTGGCAATCTCCATTTCCAATTGGGTTAATGTGCTTTTGTTGGCAATTTATGTAAGATTTTCTCAAGCTTTCGTGAAAACTTGGACTGGGTTTTCCAAAGAATCCTTGCATGATATTCTTAGCTTCATAAAGATAGCTGTGCCTTCAGCAATTATGATATG TATTGAATATTGGTCCTTTGAAATGGTTGTTCTCTTGTCTGGACTacttccaaatccaaaattaGAGACATCAGTATTATCAATAAG CCTTAACACATGCTGGATGGTTTATATGATTTCTGTTGGTCTTGGAGGTGCTATAAG tacAAGAGTGTCAAATGAGTTGGGAGCTGGGTGTCCACATGGTGCACTTGTGGCTCTTCGGGTCATGATCACATTGGCCCTTTTAGAGGGTACAACAATAGGAATCACTACACTTCTGGTGCGCAATGTTTGGGGAAAGCTTTATAGCAAAGAGGAAGAAGTTATCAAATACGTTGCTAAAATGATGCCACTGCTTGCATTATCAGACTTCTTGGATGGATTCCAATGTGTACTTTCAG GTGCTGCTAGAGGATGTGGGTGGCAAAATCTATGTTCATTTATAAATCTTGGTGCTTACTATTTTGTGGGAATTCTTTCTGCTGTGCTCTTTGCTTTCATCTTCCATTTTGGAGGCATA GGGCTTTGGATGGGTATCATATGTGGACTTTCCATTCAAGTTGTGGCACTTGTTACAGTAAACTTATGCACTAATTGGAATCAAGAg GCAATGAAAGTTGTGCGCGGTGCTCGGGAGGTGGCATAA
- the LOC115974607 gene encoding protein DETOXIFICATION 12-like — protein MGGEITEKSMEESLLLKEKSEVKNESVTWSALTQELKRVGCIAGPMVAVTLTQNLMQVISLMMVGHLGELSLSSTAIAISLAGVTGFSLLFGMASALETLCGQAYGAQQYRKLGIQTYTAIFSLTLVCFPVSLLWIYMGKLLSLIGQDPLISYEAGKFIVWLIPTLFASAALQPLIRFFQTQSLIMPMLGCACVSLCLHVPISSVLIFKSGLDNLGAAVALGISNWLNVILLGLYMKFSSACEKTRVPVSMELFQGIREFFRFAIPSAIMICLEWWSYELLILLSGLSPNPQLETSVLSICLTTISTLYAMPYGLGAAVSTRVSNELGAGNPEAARIAVFAGFSFGVTEACILSTTLFVGRHVFGYSFSNVKEVVDYVTAMAPLICLSITVDGVKGVLSGVARGCGWQHIGANVNLGAYYLCGIPTAAMLGFWLQLRGRGLWIGIQTGAIVQVVLLSIITSCTNWEKQARKARERLFEPRN, from the exons ATGGGAGGGGAGATCACAGAGAAAAGCATGGAAGAGAGTTTATTACTGAAAGAGAAATCAGAAGTGAAAAACGAGAGTGTAACATGGAGTGCTTTGACTCAGGAGTTGAAGAGAGTGGGATGCATAGCAGGACCCATGGTGGCTGTGACTTTAACCCAGAACTTGATGCAAGTTATTTCATTGATGATGGTGGGTCACCTGGGTGAGCTTTCTCTCTCTAGCACTGCCATAGCCATCTCTCTCGCTGGTGTCACCGGCTTTAGTCTTCTT TTTGGAATGGCGAGTGCACTAGAAACCCTATGTGGGCAAGCTTATGGAGCTCAGCAGTATCGAAAGCTTGGAATCCAGACGTACACAGCTATATTTTCTCTAACCTTAGTCTGTTTCCCTGTGTCTTTGTTATGGATTTACATGGGAAAGCTACTTAGTCTCATTGGCCAAGACCCTCTAATTTCATATGAAGCTggtaaattcattgtttggctTATTCCTACACTCTTTGCTTCCGCTGCTCTTCAACCGCTTATTAGATTTTTCCAGACACAAAGTTTGATCATGCCCATGCTTGGGTGCGCTTGTGTTAGTCTTTGTTTACACGTACCTATAAGTTCGGTTTTGATATTTAAGTCTGGCTTGGATAACCTTGGAGCAGCAGTGGCACTCGGTATTTCTAATTGGTTGAATGTCATTTTACTTGGATTATATATGAAGTTTTCTTCTGCTTGTGAAAAAACCCGTGTCCCTGTTTCAATGGAGTTGTTCCAAGGAATAAGAGAGTTCTTTCGCTTTGCTATTCCTTCTGCCATAATGATTTG CCTTGAATGGTGGTCGTATGAGCTTCTCATCTTGCTATCTGGGCTTTCACCTAATCCACAGCTTGAAACTTCAGTTCTTTCTATATG TCTCACTACCATCTCAACACTCTATGCAATGCCTTACGGACTTGGTGCTGCAGTAAG CACTAGAGTTTCAAATGAATTAGGAGCTGGAAACCCAGAAGCTGCTAGGATAGCCGTCTTTGCTGGGTTTTCTTTTGGAGTCACTGAGGCTTGCATATTAAGTACAACCCTCTTTGTCGGCCGGCATGTTTTTGGTTACAGTTTTAGCAACGTGAAGGAAGTTGTGGACTATGTCACAGCCATGGCTCCTCTGATTTGTCTATCCATTACAGTGGACGGCGTTAAAGGGGTACTTTCAG GTGTTGCTAGAGGATGTGGGTGGCAGCACATAGGAGCTAATGTGAATCTTGGTGCATACTATCTTTGTGGAATTCCGACTGCTGCTATGTTGGGTTTCTGGCTGCAGCTGAGGGGAAGGGGCCTTTGGATTGGAATACAAACCGGTGCTATTGTTCAAGTAGTTTTGCTGTCTATCATAACAAGTTGTACAAATTGGGAAAAACAG